gtggattcaatactaacaaaaggaaaaagttggaattagactttttttcgcgccttttttttcaacggaaatcaaataagcgagcttgtacagtaaagatatcgtacaatagatgacaaaaatgcaaaaacatacaaaatgaaaaatctgcagttactgctctttacctgcacacggcagtatacatgTAAACACTTAAAACGAATAAGATAGATGAGGATtcttaagaaagcaataaatgtcatgcttgctccagagaagccttgattcaaaattttcattatgattactattaatattgctgttgtaagtgTTGAAACTCGTTTGATAATTTGGCAACACTGTTTTTACTATAGTTATGTTTAGTGAACCTGGCAACGGAAAATGTTTAGAATTACTTTCTTTTGAATTGTCGTTATTATACGACCTACGGTTCTAAGCTAATTATATACGATTATTATACGTTTTAAGTTGCTCAATATGTTTAAGAATTATATCCTGTGTATTTCATGTCGTCTACAATAAATTGTATACCCGGGATTTACGAAGTTTTATTTGAGTAACAACAAGTGGCGTCCGTGATATTTgaactttgtattttttgattcgaATAGCGAATATGTCTGACAACGAAGACAAAGATGATGCCGTTATCACTCAGAAATTCGACAAATTTGAAAGATTACGGAAAGAAAGAACTAATTTACGAAGGTTATTTACCACGACTTGTAATCAATTTGAAAGAACACAGAAAGAAGAAGTCGGAGGTAATGAACTTGGcgcaatttttaataagttggcGGATAAAGCCGAGCGTTTATTTAGTGCTGATGCTCAATTATTGGAAATTTACGAGCAAAGCGATAAGGAATATGATGAAATGGAAACGTATAGAGATCGCTTTATTGAACTTAAAACAGAATATGAGCATTGTTTACGGCGTAGTACGGGGATTAGCGCTTCTTCGCCAATTGATACAGCTACGATTGGGAAGTTGAAGCTTCCAAAAATTGAATTGAAAGAATATGACCTAATGCCAAGGACTTGGGTTGCCTTTTGGGCGCAATACAGTCGTATTCATGAAGATACTAGTATATTAGAAGAGGATAAGTTTCAGTATCTTCTGTCATCATTGAAGCCTACTTCGAAAGCACGCAATATAGTAGAAAGTTATCCACCATCTAAGAAAAATTATGCCAAGGTTATCGAACATCTCGAGTCCAGGTTTGGCAGACGTGATTTATTAATTGACGTGTTTATACGAGATCTTTTAACATTGGTAAACAACCGAGCTAACATTAAGCTTTCTGATTTGTACGACAAGCTCGGTTCGTGTTTAAGAGCTGCGAAGCTGCCTCAGTGAGTACAGAAGAGAGAAAATCAATTGTAATACGTAGACGCTGCTGCTTGGTGTGCTTGAAGATTGGACACATGGCGAAAAACTGTCGCAGTAATATTCATTGCCTTGTATGTGGAAAGCGACACTACGTAATCTTGTGTCCAGAATTGTCTAGAAAAAATAAGGTTCAACTCCCTAATGAATCAAAGATAGAAGTGAATACGTCCACTTTATTTACAGAACTTACACCTCAGAAGGttatatatttgaaaacaatattgaTACGTTTAAGAAATGGAAATCAAGAAATTTATGTCAGAGCCCTCCTTGATGATGGATCACAGCGATCTTACGTAACCAACCAAGTAGTTAAAGAGTTAAGGTTAAAGCCTTCAGGTACAGAGTTATTGTCCCAAGGACTATTTGGTGGTAAGCAAACAGCTGAAGTTAAACATGGTCGCTATGACATCAACGTTCAGAGTATCGATAGAAGGTTTTCGTGCAACATGTCAATTTTGGACCAGCCCAAGATATGTTCTTCTTTGCCTCGCATACGTGACCCAGATTTAGTACAAGAATTAAAACGTCGAGGAATTGAACTAACAGACATAGGTCCAGAAACTCCTCCTATTGACATGCTCATCGGTGCTGACTTTCTGGGAGGAATATTAACAGGAAGAATAGAAGTTCTGCCATCTGGTATAACAGCCGTAAAAACGAAACTCGGATGGAGTGTTTTAGGTCCAGGAAAGAAGAGCAGCATAAATATGGTATCGCTATGTATGCATCACTCAGAGATACACAAAATTTGGGACTTAGAATCTTTGGGTATAACAGATCCCACTGAGAGGAAAACAACTAAGGAGCTAGATGAAGAAACGGTCacattttttcaagagacaattCGGAAAACTGGCAACAGGTATGAGGTGGCTCTTCCATGGCTAGCAGGACATCCTCACTTGTATGATGGATACGACCAGGCAGAAGCAAGACTTCGCACCGTTACTAAGCGTCTTTTGAAAGACAATTACTACGAACTGTATAATGGTGTCTTACAGCAGTGGAAGAATGATAACATCATAGAGGAGGTGACAGAAGCTGAAATGTCAAGTTCAAAGGCTTGTCATTATTTGCCACATCATCCAGTCGTTAAATCATCAAGCGCTACCACGAAGGTCAGGCCAGTCTTTGACGCTTCATGCAAACGCCCCGGATATGCCTCCTTAAATGACTGTCTTAGTACAGGACCAAGTTTATTAAGTGAAATCCCTCGCCTCATAAGTAAATTTCGTTGTGGTGCCATTGGAGTAATTGCAGACATTAAACAAGCATTTCTTCAACTCTCTTTAGCTGCCAAAGATAGAGACTACCTAAGATTCCTTTGGTGGGAAGACAAAGAACACACtaagatgaaattttacaggCATTGTCGTGTTGTTTTCGGTGTTTCATCAAGCCCCTTCTTATTAAATGCCACGATTAAATTTCATCTTGAATCGCAGGAATTCCAATCAATAGTCCTGCAAAACACGATCAATCGAATGAAAGAAGGATTTTATGTAGACAACTTAGTCACGAGTGTGAATACCAGCGAAGAACTGGAACAATTAAAATCGCAAGCCATAGAAGTAATGCAAAAGGCTTCCTTTGAATTGAGATGCTGGGCTTACAGTGGAATTGAAGAAAGTATAGATCATAATGTACTTGGCCTGAAATGGGACACTCATGCAGATGAACTTTATTGTGCTGGCTGTAAAATGACTTCAGAAAAAGTCCTTTCGAAGAGAAAGCTTCTCTCTGTAGTTAACAGCATATACGATCCTATTGGATTTACGTCACCTGCAACTCTTCTTCCAAAATTATTGCTTCAAGAAGCTTGGAAAAACAAGATAGGCTGGGACGACGATCTGCCTCTGAATATTCAACATAGATATCAACACTGGGCGAAGCATATTGATCTCATAGAACAGTGCAGAATACCTCGTCGATTAATGCTAGGAACTCTTGAGAATACAAGCCTGCATGTCTTTACCGATGCTTCCGCAGATGCATACGCTTGCTGTGTATACTTACGCTCTGAAGAAGAAACGGGAACCTCTGTCCAGTTAATAACTGCCAAAGCCAGAGTAGCCCCGATGAAAAGACCGACGATTCCACGCTTAGAATTGCTTGGAGCTACAATGGGTGCAAGAATAGCAAGTACCGTTTTAGAAGCAATACAGCAACCTTTGAAAATTTCCTTTTGGGTCGATTCAATGGTTGTCCTAAGCTGGATAACGAAAGGAGAACCGTGGAATACTTTCGTCGGCAACCGGGTTAAAGAAATACGTCAACTTACAAATGTCGATAGCTGGAGATTTGTACCAGGAGCTATGAATCCGGCCGACTTGCCCTCGCGTTCTTGTAATTGGAAGGAGCTGATAGATAGTCGATGGTGGGAGGGTCCCACTTGGCTACAAGAAACAGAAAATACCTGGCCAAATACTGAGATTACGATGCCTGAAGAAGCTTtagttgaaagaaagaaaagtgttATCTGCAGCACGAATATTAACTTACAGGAAAACTTCAGCAAGAAGCTTCTATACTTTTCTAAGTACAGCAAAGTTATAAGAATGGTAGCTTGGATGCTGAGATTTATAAATAATGCTAGGTATAAGTCCACCCGAGTTATCTCCGAGTTAACATGTGAAGAAATACAGAAGGCAGAACTCGCCGTCATTAAATTGGTACAAACAGAACTGCATGCTGAATTGAAGGAAAAATACTCGAAGTCTATACGATTTTCCGAAGAGTCTggagttttaaaagttgaaactaAGTTAGTTTTGGGTGAAGACCCAGAagattttcaaaaaccaaccgtaCTACCAGATCATCCCATCGTGAGACTGTACATCGAATACGTTCATAAAGCTTTGATGCATAGTGGTGTTCAGACAACTCTGAATCATATTCGAGAGCTCTACTGGATTCCTCGCGGTCGGAGGGTTGTTACAGAGGTTATAAGCAAGTGTGTGATCTGCAAGCGACATTCAAGCAAGCCAGTACAGCCGAATACAGCGCCTCTGCCCATTGATAGAACAAAACGCATTTCTGCATTCCAAGTCACTGGTGTAGATTTGGCGGGACCTTTACACTTACGTCAGGGTACCAAGGCATGGATTGTTTTGTTCACATGTGCTGTATATAGAGCCATTCACCTAGAGCTCGTCACGTCATTGTCAGCTGAAGCATTCCGGCAAGCAATGAGAAGATTCTTCGCTAGAAGAGGGAGATGCTCTGTAATGTATTCTGACAATGGGGGTCAAATTTTACTGGAACAGCACGAGCCCTTCAATCATTGAATTGGGAGGAAATACAATCTGAATGTGCCTTGCAAAACATCAAATGGCATTTTAGCCCACCCACCGCGCCATGGTATGGTGGTTGGTGGGAGAGAATGGTACGtagtattaaacaaattttacgaAAGTGCTTGGGAAAGGCTTGCGTGACATACGAAGAGATGCTCACGGTGTTGTGCGAAGCAGAAAGTGTCATTAATGAGAGACCACTCACCTATATTTCGGACGATCCGAATGAAATGACACCTGTAACTCCAGCTCATTTCATACAAGACATAAGAGGATCAGAAACACATGACTTGGACATCCTTGACTCCCAGCATTTATTAAAAAGAGTGCGTTATGTACAAAGTTTGCGCgataattttcgaaaacgtttccagAGGGAATATTTAGGTGAACTTGTACGTAATCCAAAATCTAGATCAAAACAGCAGGAAATTTCGGTGGGAGAAATAGTTCTCATAGGATGTGAGGACACTAAGAGATTAAACTGGCCATTAGGTCGTGTTGTTGAACTGTATCCTGGCAGGGATGGTATCCAAAGAATTGCCAAACTACGAGTTGCTAATGGCTACCTCGTTAGACCTTTGCAGAGGCTGTATCCTCTCGAAATGTCAATCAGTGATTTGCCATCAGACCTAGCAGCAAATGGGAAGGAGGTGGCAGCTAATCTCGATTCTGGATACTTGGAGTCTACAGCAGTTCCTATTCCAAAAACCCTCAACCCTGACGCTGAGATTTTCATTCCCATGACCGAGGTACCTCAGCCAGTGAAACAAACCCGCAGTGGTCGACGAATAGTCCCTCCACAACGTTTGGACTTGTagacttcaattattttttttttctcgttctgtgactttaaaattgtgttaACTATTATTTGCATTATTCATCATTGTCTTTCATTTTgttataatttgaaattatttattatgtattttattttattgtagttttGTATTGCGACCAGCTTTATTTGCAATACAAAAGGTGGGAGTATGTTGAAACTCGTTTGATAATTTGGCAACACTGTTTTTACTATAGTTATGTTTAGTGAACCTGGCAACGAAAAATGTTTAGAATTACTTTCTTTTGAATTGTCGTTATTATACGTCCTACTGTTCTAAGCTAATTATATACTATTATTATACGTTTTAAGTTGCTCAATATGTTTAAGAATTATATCCTGTGTATGTCATGTCATCTACAATAAATTGTATACCCGGGATTTACGAAGTTTTATTTGAGTAACAACAGCCATATTgctgtttagaagtggccaccgggtggccactactagatcacagaataatattatgtcagaaatgaggcaggtttttatgtaaagagattacagacatattaaaaggaaaattgagtaGATTTATGAAAAACTTTCCTGATTCAGTGgtggccactcggtggccacttttgaatttcccaacttttttggtaccagtagtggccaaGTAAACTCAGCcaaaaaaagcaactatttcaagttgaaaacgctccaaacatgatctttcacatttcataatatggttacagctctaaaatattatttttgagcattgttctattcataatacgACATAATGTTTATATACCTATACCTCGTtacggagaagcgttagaagacatctgaaaaaacatcgacaatccaggcgaccgtattaaataattgataacaattttccatgatgctccACCTACTCCTCCTTTAACTGCTCACTACACTATAGCCTGAGATCTACCTCCAGCAAGTTTGAATCCACTGCGACCCCTAGAAtccttattttaaatatataaaccttgaagtggctactactgaagcagtggccactactggtgcatttaccttaaATAAGGCAAAGAAAATTCACTATTGGTGACTGAGAAACGTTATCCTAATAAATCACACTGCagataaaaacttttgttttgaaataatgagGTGGGTGTGTTCTTGAAAGATGCTATTTTGAGAATCCACTGTATTCCTAAAATAtcgattaatatttttattgacaaCAAGACAAACCTTCCCGTTACTGGTTGGCTGACCACAACTTGTTTATTACCCtgtgtaaaaattacaaaaagttttaatgcaaaaGTTCCATTCTTCTTCAGACACCTCACCTCACCAGTTAaacgcttaaaaaataaataaattaattaattaattaatcaattaaaataaaaacacgtaTACACGCAAAACTGTTTGACGCTTTACGTTCTTCAAATAAAGAGAATCATGAGTTAATTTTAACGCAGAAAACTCAAGCAATTATTTTAAAGCGAACCAAAAAACACCCGAGCTAACACGCTTTCTAAAAAAGTTATGAACAATGTAACAGGTTCCACCAACAATGAATTTCGCACTTAACTTTGTCGCTACCTAATCTCATTTGCATAATGAATTTCGTCACTGTCGAAGTTTAGAAGCGTTCTTACTACTTTTATATACGATCAAAGTTATTTGTTGGCttgcaagaaattattttttctttatttatatagTAGATGCAGCTAGCTACCAAAAGGTTTCACGGCAAAACCAATCATTTTGTACATTGCTAAGCAGTAGCACATCTAATGAAGCTTGTTTAAGCTGCTTTT
This window of the Uloborus diversus isolate 005 chromosome 4, Udiv.v.3.1, whole genome shotgun sequence genome carries:
- the LOC129219916 gene encoding uncharacterized protein LOC129219916; its protein translation is MSILDQPKICSSLPRIRDPDLVQELKRRGIELTDIGPETPPIDMLIGADFLGGILTGRIEVLPSGITAVKTKLGWSVLGPGKKSSINMVSLCMHHSEIHKIWDLESLGITDPTERKTTKELDEETVTFFQETIRKTGNRYEVALPWLAGHPHLYDGYDQAEARLRTVTKRLLKDNYYELYNGVLQQWKNDNIIEEVTEAEMSSSKACHYLPHHPVVKSSSATTKVRPVFDASCKRPGYASLNDCLSTGPSLLSEIPRLISKFRCGAIGVIADIKQAFLQLSLAAKDRDYLRFLWWEDKEHTKMKFYRHCRVVFGVSSSPFLLNATIKFHLESQEFQSIVLQNTINRMKEGFYVDNLVTSVNTSEELEQLKSQAIEVMQKASFELRCWAYSGIEESIDHNVLGLKWDTHADELYCAGCKMTSEKVLSKRKLLSVVNSIYDPIGFTSPATLLPKLLLQEAWKNKIGWDDDLPLNIQHRYQHWAKHIDLIEQCRIPRRLMLGTLENTSLHVFTDASADAYACCVYLRSEEETGTSVQLITAKARVAPMKRPTIPRLELLGATMGARIASTVLEAIQQPLKISFWVDSMVVLSWITKGEPWNTFVGNRVKEIRQLTNVDSWRFVPGAMNPADLPSRSCNWKELIDSRWWEGPTWLQETENTWPNTEITMPEEALVERKKSVICSTNINLQENFSKKLLYFSKYSKVIRMVAWMLRFINNARYKSTRVISELTCEEIQKAELAVIKLVQTELHAELKEKYSKSIRFSEESGVLKVETKSKQQEISVGEIVLIGCEDTKRLNWPLGRVVELYPGRDGIQRIAKLRVANGYLVRPLQRLYPLEMSISDLPSDLAANGKEVAANLDSGYLESTAVPIPKTLNPDAEIFIPMTETPHLTS